From a single Rutidosis leptorrhynchoides isolate AG116_Rl617_1_P2 chromosome 5, CSIRO_AGI_Rlap_v1, whole genome shotgun sequence genomic region:
- the LOC139846877 gene encoding oxygen-evolving enhancer protein 2, chloroplastic-like: MAATSCFHALSTPTKSSSLSSPQRLQTPIKLNQLIVRCSKREDVASADASISRRLALTVLIGAAAVGSKVSPADAAYGEAANVFGKPKSTEFSQYDGEGFKVSIPAKWNPSKEREFPGQVLRYEDNFDVTSNLSVIITPTDKKSITDYGSPEEFLSKVDYLLGKQAYFGKTASEGGFEEDAVATANILEVSTPVVGGKQYYYVSVLTRTADGDEGGKHQLISATVSDGKLYICKAQAGDKRWFKGAKKFVEGTTSSFSVA, encoded by the exons ATGGCTGCAACCTCATGTTTTCATGCACTCTCAACACCAACTAaatcatcatcactatcatctCCTCAACGCTTGCAAACTCCTATCAAACTCAACCAGCTAATCGTCCGCTGCTCGAAGCGTGAAGACGTTGCGTCCGCTGACGCATCGATTTCTCGTAGATTAGCTCTCACTGTTCTCATTGGTGCAGCTGCTGTTGGCTCCAAAGTTTCTCCAGCAGACGCTGCCTATGGTGAAGCTG CAAATGTGTTTGGAAAGCCAAAGTCAACAGAGTTTTCGCAGTACGATGGGGAGGGATTCAAGGTATCGATCCCGGCTAAGTGGAACCCTAGCAAGGAAAGAGAGTTCCCCGGTCAAGTGCTACGATACGAAGACAACTTTGACGTCACAAGCAACCTTTCGGTCATAATTACACCAACTGATAAGAAATCCATCACTGATTATGGTTCCCCTGAAGAATTCCTTTCAAAG GTCGATTACTTGCTTGGGAAACAAGCTTACTTTGGCAAAACCGCATCAGAG GGAGGATTTGAAGAAGATGCAGTTGCAACAGCAAACATATTGGAGGTTTCGACCCCTGTTGTTGGCGGAAAACAATACTACTACGTGTCCGTATTAACAAGGACAGCTGATGGAGACGAGGGTGGTAAACATCAACTTATCAGCGCCACAGTGTCCGATGGAAAACTGTACATTTGCAAAGCACAAGCGGGTGATAAAAGATGGTTTAAAGGAGCAAAGAAATTTGTTGAGGGAACTACATCTTCATTCAGTGTAGCTTAA
- the LOC139847714 gene encoding uncharacterized protein, whose protein sequence is MSTTSLYHPHPHLKSKINKFTTTTSSKTNCLSPQLQLTPFNLPLLSISSRRTRLTSSTAAAAAKNNTNPKSPEKKAEDEIEEEIEEDMPWIQEKALDIVEFSGSVTQALPGPRVGQSSFPWLLAVPLAYVGISFAFAVVKTFRKFTSPKQARRKLVSKNADLCRSIDGLLEKEGNGVQYEDLKELTQKTGFSMAEILRKYIRYSLNEKPFNPKLVASLIQLRKTTMLDDSQVAGILNEISRRLVKDYGPVVMNTSGYSEKGLRRKLAVQALFGKIFYLSELPEFCGRDSSLIVKEIFGVADEDAEKLRLHTVAEAGDMDSLEKMVGGSGSEDSGEDS, encoded by the exons ATGTCTACTACATCCCTATATCATCCACATCCACATTTAAAATCAAAAATCAATAAATTCACCACCACTACTAGTTCCAAAACCAACTGCTTATCTCCACAACTTCAATTAACACCTTTCAACTTACCGTTACTGTCAATCTCATCTCGGCGTACTCGATTAACTTCATCTACCGCCGCCGCGGCTGCGAAGAACAATACAAACCCTAAATCGCCGGAAAAGAAGGCGGAAGATGAAATTGAAGAAGAAATTGAGGAAGATATGCCGTGGATTCAAGAGAAAGCGTTAGATATAGTTGAATTTAGTGGTTCAGTAACTCAAGCATTACCTGGACCTAGGGTTGGTCAATCTTCATTTCCATGGCTATTGGCTGTTCCTCTGGCTTATGTTGGTATCTCATTTGCGTTCGCTGTTGTTAAAACTTTTCGCAAGTTTACTTCACCTAAACAAGCTCGCCGTAAACTG GTTAGTAAAAATGCTGATCTGTGCAGATCAATAGATGGGTTACTTGAGAAAGAGGGGAATGGAGTACAATATGAAGATCTAAAGGAACTGACACAGAAG ACAGGCTTCAGTATGGCGGAAATATTACGTAAATACATCCGATATTCCTTGAATGAAAAACCTTTTAACCCAAAGCTGGTTGCATCACTGATTCAACTCAGAAAAACAACAATGTTGGATGATTCTCAAGTTGCTGGAATTTTAAATGAAATTTCAAGGCGACTTGTTAAAGATTATG GTCCGGTCGTCATGAACACATCTGGATATTCAGAAAAGGGCTTACGGAGAAAGCTTGCTGTCCAAGCTCTTTTCGGAAAGATTTTCTATCTTTCAGAg TTGCCTGAGTTCTGTGGAAGAGACAGCTCCTTGATAGTCAAAGAAATATTTGGCGTTGCAGA CGAGGATGCTGAAAAGCTACGTTTGCATACAGTTGCAGAAGCTGGTGATATGGATTCACTAGAGAAGATGGTTGGTGGTTCAGGTTCAGAGGATTCAGGTGAAGACTCTTAA